A part of Lacibacter sp. H407 genomic DNA contains:
- a CDS encoding exonuclease domain-containing protein, translating to MLYAITDIETTGGYAASNGITEIAVYIHDGQQVVDSFETLVNPHQSIPRFVQSLTGITDDMVQLAPSFEEIAPRLMELFQGKVFVAHNVNFDYSFVNHQLQSLGYNLNCKKLCTVRYARKIFPKLASYSLGNLCRHFEIPLYNRHRAAGDAKATVQLLELLRKNDVNNHLHTMIGKQSKEQYLPLHLNKEDIDQLPLTPGVYYFHDAKDKIVYVGKALQLKKRVTSHFSNNKPSRQKQEFQRNIHRISYQQCGTELMASVLETIEIKRLWPKYNRAVKGYEASYGLYLYEDGNGYMRLAVDRKHKHLPAVHLFYSRYEGVTELKRLIKEFNLCNRLCFIDRSTDPVCSAEGCKGACNGTETAAAYNERVKNAVDQLKQELPSFAIRERSYFNEKDSCILMEGGRFYGMGYVATEFDLSAKDELRNQLQEYPEYDFVRNIIKRYALEQPDKVVWL from the coding sequence ATGCTTTACGCTATTACAGATATTGAGACAACAGGAGGGTACGCAGCTTCAAACGGTATTACTGAAATAGCAGTTTATATCCATGATGGTCAGCAGGTTGTGGATAGTTTTGAAACGCTTGTAAACCCGCATCAATCCATTCCCAGGTTTGTACAGTCTTTAACAGGCATCACCGACGATATGGTACAGCTGGCACCTTCCTTCGAAGAAATTGCCCCACGCTTGATGGAATTGTTTCAAGGCAAAGTGTTTGTAGCTCATAACGTCAACTTCGATTATTCGTTTGTTAACCATCAACTACAATCGCTTGGCTACAATCTGAACTGTAAAAAATTATGTACCGTTCGTTATGCAAGAAAGATCTTTCCAAAACTTGCATCGTACAGCTTAGGCAATCTTTGCAGGCATTTTGAAATTCCATTGTACAACCGTCACAGGGCAGCGGGTGATGCAAAAGCAACTGTTCAATTGCTGGAACTGTTGCGTAAGAATGATGTGAATAATCATTTGCACACAATGATCGGGAAGCAATCGAAAGAACAATACCTGCCACTGCATCTGAATAAAGAAGATATTGATCAGTTACCGCTTACGCCCGGTGTGTATTATTTCCATGATGCAAAAGATAAGATCGTTTATGTGGGTAAGGCATTGCAGTTAAAGAAGCGTGTAACCAGTCATTTTTCCAATAACAAACCTTCACGCCAGAAACAGGAATTTCAACGAAACATCCATCGCATCTCTTATCAGCAATGTGGCACAGAGTTGATGGCTTCGGTATTAGAAACGATCGAGATCAAACGACTGTGGCCAAAGTATAACCGGGCCGTTAAGGGTTATGAAGCCAGCTATGGTTTGTATTTGTACGAAGATGGAAATGGTTACATGCGCCTGGCGGTTGACCGGAAACATAAACATCTCCCGGCCGTGCATTTGTTTTACAGCAGGTACGAAGGGGTAACAGAATTAAAACGACTAATTAAAGAATTTAATTTGTGCAACAGGCTTTGCTTTATCGATCGGTCTACTGATCCTGTTTGCAGTGCAGAAGGATGTAAAGGTGCCTGCAATGGGACCGAAACTGCAGCAGCTTACAATGAAAGAGTTAAAAATGCAGTTGATCAATTGAAACAGGAGTTACCAAGTTTTGCCATACGGGAACGATCTTATTTCAATGAAAAAGACAGTTGCATTTTAATGGAAGGTGGCCGCTTTTATGGAATGGGCTATGTGGCAACTGAATTTGATCTCAGTGCAAAAGACGAACTCCGAAACCAATTGCAGGAATACCCAGAATATGATTTTGTACGAAACATCATCAAACGATATGCATTAGAACAACCGGATAAAGTGGTTTGGTTGTAA
- the trpD gene encoding anthranilate phosphoribosyltransferase, producing the protein MKKILQLLFEHKSLDRQQAKEVLLNIGKAMYNEHEITAFMTVYLMRSITIEELQGFRDALLELCVPVDLNGHAVLDIVGTGGDGKNTFNISTLSCFIVAGAGQKVAKHGNYGASTISGASNVMEQLGYKFKNNVDQLKREVEEANICFMHAPMFHPALKTVGPIRKNLGMRTFFNMLGPMVNPASPAYQLVGVFSLEMARVYNYLLQQAGGAFTIIHSLDGYDEISLTNDTKVITNKGEFIMTPEQLGKRMVQQTDIHGGNSIEEAAKIFTKILSGEGTWAQNAVVMANAAMGLYCTGAYKTYDDAFAAAVESLESGRANGCLKKLIELNN; encoded by the coding sequence ATGAAAAAGATACTTCAGTTACTATTCGAACATAAAAGCCTTGATCGTCAACAAGCGAAAGAAGTGTTGTTGAACATCGGCAAAGCCATGTACAACGAACATGAGATCACTGCTTTTATGACGGTGTATCTCATGCGGAGCATTACAATAGAAGAACTGCAGGGTTTCCGTGATGCATTGCTGGAGCTTTGTGTACCGGTTGATCTCAATGGACATGCAGTGCTTGATATTGTTGGCACTGGTGGTGATGGAAAAAACACCTTCAACATTTCTACACTCTCTTGTTTTATTGTTGCAGGTGCCGGACAAAAAGTTGCCAAGCATGGTAACTATGGTGCATCAACCATCAGTGGTGCAAGTAATGTAATGGAGCAGCTGGGTTATAAATTCAAGAACAATGTTGATCAGTTGAAACGTGAAGTGGAAGAAGCAAATATCTGTTTCATGCATGCACCGATGTTTCATCCGGCATTAAAAACAGTTGGCCCTATCCGTAAGAATCTTGGGATGCGTACCTTCTTTAATATGCTGGGCCCAATGGTGAATCCTGCAAGTCCGGCGTATCAGTTGGTGGGCGTATTTAGTTTGGAGATGGCGAGAGTGTACAATTATTTATTGCAGCAAGCAGGTGGTGCATTCACCATTATTCATAGTCTTGATGGATATGATGAGATTTCATTGACCAACGATACAAAAGTGATCACCAATAAAGGCGAGTTTATCATGACACCTGAGCAGTTAGGCAAACGTATGGTACAGCAAACTGATATACATGGTGGCAACAGCATTGAAGAAGCAGCGAAGATCTTCACGAAAATATTAAGTGGCGAAGGCACATGGGCACAGAATGCGGTGGTCATGGCGAATGCAGCTATGGGTTTGTATTGCACTGGTGCTTATAAAACTTATGATGATGCATTTGCAGCCGCAGTTGAAAGCTTGGAAAGTGGAAGAGCGAATGGATGTTTGAAAAAACTGATTGAGTTGAATAATTAA
- a CDS encoding anthranilate synthase component I family protein, which yields MKKIKIETTCKKMLADVFTPVGIYLRLRDRFRDTILLESTDHHAAENSWSFIGINAIAGMEISSTTSIEFKLPGQKPERIAIKQPTEVPQQLYDFMNRFEASGDCKEAKFAQGLYGYTTYDAVQFFDTIKLNAERKDPAAIPLMRYRLYQYVIAINHHKDELFICENKIAGIESDVAVVESLIRSKDVPVYPFAVKGEESSNVTNEEYVEMVKKGIASCHRGDVFQIVLSRRFQQSFSGDEFNVYRALRSINPSPYLFFFDYGDYKLMGSSPESQIIINNGKAVVHPIAGTFKRTGDDEIDQREAARLLEDAKENAEHVMLVDLARNDLSRVCDDVSVAHYRQVQYYSHVIHLVSEVVAKVRPNSNPFELLAKTFPAGTLSGAPKIKAMQLIDANEPTARSYYGGGIGFMGFDGSCNHAIMIRTFMSRQNTLVYQAGAGVVAASKPESELQEVNNKLGALKKAIEFAESIR from the coding sequence ATGAAGAAAATTAAGATAGAAACGACTTGCAAAAAAATGCTGGCAGATGTGTTCACTCCTGTCGGTATTTATCTACGTCTGAGGGATCGCTTCAGGGATACCATCCTGCTGGAAAGTACAGATCATCATGCAGCAGAAAACAGCTGGTCGTTTATTGGTATCAATGCGATAGCGGGGATGGAGATCAGCTCCACCACAAGCATTGAATTTAAATTGCCCGGACAAAAGCCTGAACGTATTGCCATCAAACAGCCAACGGAGGTGCCGCAGCAACTGTATGATTTCATGAATCGCTTTGAAGCAAGCGGCGATTGCAAAGAAGCAAAATTTGCACAGGGTCTTTATGGCTATACAACTTACGATGCAGTACAATTCTTCGATACTATCAAACTGAATGCAGAACGAAAAGATCCGGCTGCTATTCCGTTAATGCGTTACCGTTTGTATCAATACGTGATTGCTATCAATCATCATAAAGATGAATTGTTCATTTGTGAAAACAAGATCGCAGGTATTGAAAGCGATGTGGCGGTTGTAGAAAGTTTGATCCGCAGTAAAGATGTTCCTGTTTATCCGTTTGCAGTAAAAGGTGAAGAAAGTTCCAATGTAACCAATGAAGAATATGTGGAGATGGTGAAGAAAGGCATAGCCAGTTGCCATCGTGGTGATGTGTTCCAAATTGTTTTGAGCAGAAGGTTTCAGCAATCGTTCAGTGGCGATGAGTTTAATGTGTATCGTGCATTACGCAGCATCAATCCTTCTCCTTATTTATTCTTTTTCGATTATGGCGATTATAAATTAATGGGTTCATCGCCTGAATCGCAGATCATCATTAATAATGGTAAAGCTGTTGTTCATCCCATCGCAGGTACATTTAAACGCACAGGTGATGATGAAATTGATCAACGAGAAGCAGCCCGTTTACTGGAAGATGCAAAAGAAAATGCCGAGCATGTAATGTTGGTTGATCTTGCAAGAAATGATCTCAGTCGGGTGTGTGATGATGTAAGTGTGGCACATTACCGGCAGGTACAGTATTACAGTCATGTGATTCATTTGGTAAGTGAAGTGGTGGCGAAGGTTCGTCCCAACTCTAATCCGTTTGAATTATTAGCCAAAACATTTCCTGCAGGTACGTTAAGTGGCGCACCAAAAATTAAAGCAATGCAATTGATTGACGCAAACGAACCAACAGCCCGTAGTTATTATGGTGGAGGTATCGGCTTTATGGGTTTTGATGGTAGCTGCAATCATGCCATCATGATCCGTACGTTCATGAGCCGTCAAAATACATTGGTCTATCAAGCTGGTGCAGGTGTAGTAGCAGCAAGTAAACCTGAAAGTGAATTGCAGGAAGTGAATAATAAGTTAGGAGCATTAAAGAAAGCAATTGAGTTTGCGGAAAGCATTCGTTAA
- a CDS encoding GxxExxY protein translates to MPEFKYGDITEKIIGACFKVHSTLGNGFQEVIYQRALELELKLIPLDYAREFEMPIYYLDQQIGTRRVDFLIDNKISVELKAIIKLEDVHFAQAMNYLEAYNLEVGLLINFGSKRMEFHRFANKKYNPAVFLHPNHPTNPKNPSSDK, encoded by the coding sequence ATGCCGGAATTTAAATATGGTGACATAACTGAGAAGATTATCGGCGCCTGTTTTAAAGTACATAGCACACTCGGGAATGGATTCCAGGAAGTTATCTATCAACGTGCGTTAGAGCTGGAGTTGAAATTAATTCCATTAGATTATGCCCGTGAGTTTGAAATGCCGATTTATTATCTCGATCAGCAGATAGGAACGAGAAGGGTAGATTTCTTAATTGACAATAAAATAAGTGTTGAATTGAAAGCAATCATAAAATTGGAGGATGTTCATTTTGCTCAGGCGATGAATTATTTAGAAGCGTATAATCTTGAAGTAGGTTTGCTGATTAATTTCGGAAGTAAACGAATGGAATTTCACCGGTTTGCAAACAAGAAATATAACCCTGCAGTTTTCTTACATCCCAATCATCCAACAAATCCTAAAAATCCCAGTTCAGACAAATGA
- a CDS encoding phosphoribosylanthranilate isomerase: MNIKVCGITQLKQVQQLEGLDIDFVGFIFDKNSPRYVEGKLDKIEIKKADYDMKKVGVFVNPSYSDILDAIEDYGLDVVQLHGEETPEFCSDLNEDVEVIKVFHIDESVKDIDALVAPYDEACDYYLFDTKSGDKKGGTGKQFDWDVIAKSKIEKPFFLSGGIGIEDVKRIKAFKHPDFYGVDVNSKVEKAPGEKDMSLVLQFKLGMK, from the coding sequence ATGAATATTAAAGTTTGCGGTATTACCCAATTGAAACAGGTACAACAGTTAGAAGGATTGGATATTGATTTTGTCGGATTTATTTTCGACAAGAATTCTCCCCGTTATGTAGAAGGAAAGCTGGATAAGATAGAGATCAAGAAAGCGGATTACGACATGAAGAAAGTAGGCGTGTTTGTGAATCCATCATACAGCGATATCCTCGATGCCATTGAAGATTACGGTTTGGATGTAGTGCAATTGCATGGCGAAGAAACACCTGAGTTTTGTTCTGATCTTAACGAAGATGTGGAAGTGATCAAAGTATTTCATATTGATGAATCGGTGAAAGATATTGATGCGTTGGTAGCACCTTATGATGAAGCTTGTGATTATTATTTGTTCGATACAAAAAGCGGAGACAAGAAAGGTGGCACCGGCAAACAATTCGACTGGGATGTTATTGCAAAAAGCAAAATTGAAAAACCGTTTTTCCTGAGTGGTGGTATTGGTATTGAAGATGTAAAACGGATCAAAGCATTTAAGCACCCTGATTTTTATGGTGTGGATGTTAACAGCAAAGTTGAGAAAGCACCCGGTGAAAAAGATATGAGTTTGGTGCTGCAGTTTAAGTTAGGGATGAAATAG
- a CDS encoding anthranilate synthase component II codes for MKILVFDNYDSFTYNLVHLVEKITHIKVDVYRNDQIPLEKVKDYDKIILSPGPGIPEEAGLLLPLIKEYAATKSILGVCLGHQAIGEAFGGTLTNLSTVFHGIATPIKIQNPRSKKQNAVLNDLPDTIEVGRYHSWVVNKEGFPAELEITAEDETGMIMALQHKTFDVQGVQFHPESVLTPVGESILRNWLV; via the coding sequence ATGAAAATTTTAGTATTCGATAACTACGACAGCTTTACATACAACCTTGTCCATTTGGTGGAGAAGATCACACATATAAAAGTAGATGTGTATCGTAACGACCAGATTCCATTGGAAAAGGTGAAAGACTATGATAAGATTATTTTATCACCGGGTCCCGGTATTCCTGAAGAAGCAGGCTTGTTGTTGCCATTGATCAAAGAATATGCAGCAACAAAATCTATTCTGGGTGTATGTTTAGGTCACCAGGCAATTGGTGAAGCATTTGGTGGAACGTTGACGAATCTGTCAACTGTATTTCATGGAATAGCTACACCGATAAAAATCCAAAATCCAAGATCCAAAAAACAAAATGCTGTGTTGAATGATCTGCCCGATACAATTGAAGTAGGTCGTTATCACAGTTGGGTAGTAAATAAAGAAGGGTTTCCAGCTGAATTAGAAATAACCGCAGAAGATGAAACAGGAATGATCATGGCATTGCAACATAAAACATTTGATGTGCAGGGTGTACAGTTTCATCCGGAAAGTGTGTTGACGCCGGTGGGTGAAAGTATTCTTCGAAACTGGCTGGTCTGA
- a CDS encoding DUF2147 domain-containing protein, which produces MKKIILATLTVCFLLVISSFAVKQDNPDAIVGSWKNGEGTGIIQIYKNGDKYQGKITWLKEPNDPKTGKPKTDINHPEEKNHSRPVLGLVNMWGFKYTDKNEWTGGKIYDPKNGKTYSCKVAMESNNVIKVRGYIGVSLIGRTDTWTRQ; this is translated from the coding sequence ATGAAAAAAATCATTCTTGCAACTCTGACTGTTTGCTTTTTGTTAGTCATCTCTTCGTTTGCTGTAAAACAAGATAACCCTGATGCCATTGTTGGTAGCTGGAAAAATGGCGAAGGCACCGGCATTATCCAGATCTATAAGAATGGTGACAAGTACCAGGGGAAGATCACCTGGTTAAAAGAGCCCAACGATCCTAAAACAGGCAAACCAAAAACAGATATCAACCACCCTGAAGAAAAGAATCATTCACGCCCTGTTTTGGGTCTAGTAAATATGTGGGGATTCAAATACACTGATAAAAACGAATGGACGGGCGGAAAAATTTATGATCCAAAAAATGGCAAAACGTATTCTTGCAAGGTTGCCATGGAAAGCAATAATGTAATCAAAGTGAGGGGCTATATTGGTGTATCATTGATTGGAAGAACAGATACGTGGACAAGGCAATAA
- the trpC gene encoding indole-3-glycerol phosphate synthase TrpC, protein MNILEKIIVQKRIEVEERKAKTSVAELQQQPLYARPVLSLKQFLLDDTKTGIIAEFKRQSPSKGVINGKADVVEVTTAYTNNGASCLSVLTDEQFFGGSTNDLLKARVNEIPILRKDFIVDEYQITEAKAMGADVILLIAACLNPAEVKRLATFAKSLGLEVLLELHTEEELEHICEETEIVGINNRNLKTFEVDIERSLRMAKQIPADKIKVAESGISSVENILLFKANGFRGFLIGENFMKEENPGKAFEQFTQQLKKAEA, encoded by the coding sequence ATGAATATTTTAGAGAAGATCATAGTTCAGAAACGAATTGAAGTAGAAGAGCGTAAAGCAAAAACCAGTGTGGCTGAATTGCAGCAACAGCCACTGTATGCAAGACCTGTTCTTTCGTTGAAACAGTTTCTGCTCGATGATACAAAGACAGGTATTATTGCAGAGTTCAAACGTCAATCGCCATCCAAAGGTGTGATCAATGGCAAAGCTGATGTTGTGGAAGTAACAACTGCTTACACAAACAACGGTGCATCCTGTTTGAGTGTGTTGACTGATGAACAGTTCTTTGGCGGCAGCACAAATGATCTGCTGAAAGCAAGAGTGAACGAAATTCCTATCTTACGGAAAGACTTCATTGTTGATGAATACCAGATCACAGAAGCAAAGGCAATGGGTGCTGATGTAATTTTGCTCATCGCTGCCTGTTTAAACCCTGCAGAAGTGAAACGATTAGCGACCTTTGCAAAATCGCTTGGGCTGGAAGTGTTGCTGGAACTGCATACAGAAGAAGAGCTGGAGCATATTTGTGAGGAAACGGAAATCGTTGGCATCAACAACCGCAACCTCAAAACATTTGAAGTGGATATTGAACGTAGTTTGCGCATGGCCAAACAAATTCCGGCAGATAAAATTAAAGTAGCGGAGAGCGGCATCAGTTCCGTTGAAAATATATTATTGTTCAAAGCAAACGGGTTCAGAGGATTTTTGATTGGTGAGAATTTTATGAAAGAAGAAAATCCCGGAAAAGCATTTGAACAATTCACACAACAATTAAAAAAAGCAGAAGCATGA
- a CDS encoding phosphoribosylanthranilate isomerase, with the protein MRIKVCGMTDLQQMHQLGEMGVEFAGMIFYHKSPRFVLKHLNGVQVKRAKLKVYKVGVFVNASYDEIINHVENFGLDMVQLHGDETPKFCEKVSDYISVIKAFRITDDDNIPWKIKDYVEAVDMYMFDTMGAGYGGTGKKFNWNMLKGLNIGKPFFLSGGIEPTDAAAIKEFAKEEVAKDLFALDMNSKFETMPGVKDMELVKRFVGELRR; encoded by the coding sequence ATGAGAATTAAAGTTTGCGGCATGACCGATTTGCAACAGATGCACCAATTAGGAGAAATGGGTGTTGAATTTGCCGGAATGATCTTTTACCACAAATCGCCGAGGTTTGTGTTAAAGCATTTAAATGGTGTACAGGTGAAACGGGCGAAGCTGAAAGTGTACAAGGTGGGTGTGTTTGTAAATGCGTCGTATGATGAGATCATTAATCATGTAGAAAATTTTGGGTTGGATATGGTGCAGCTGCATGGTGATGAAACGCCGAAGTTCTGTGAAAAGGTATCGGATTACATTTCGGTGATCAAAGCATTCCGCATCACTGATGATGATAATATTCCCTGGAAGATCAAAGATTATGTGGAAGCGGTGGATATGTACATGTTCGATACGATGGGTGCAGGTTACGGCGGCACAGGAAAAAAGTTTAACTGGAACATGCTGAAAGGCTTGAACATCGGCAAACCGTTCTTCTTAAGCGGAGGAATTGAGCCAACCGATGCAGCAGCGATCAAGGAATTTGCAAAGGAAGAAGTAGCAAAAGATCTGTTTGCATTGGACATGAACAGTAAGTTTGAAACGATGCCCGGAGTAAAAGATATGGAATTGGTGAAGAGGTTTGTGGGAGAGTTGAGAAGATGA